The following are encoded in a window of Gossypium raimondii isolate GPD5lz chromosome 13, ASM2569854v1, whole genome shotgun sequence genomic DNA:
- the LOC105782272 gene encoding myb family transcription factor PHL8 isoform X1, with translation MVSTKKGSKTTYEIQFPACLSYINLVLQNTQNQRMNLVLSTDAKPRLKWTPELHQRFVDAVNQLGGPDKATPKSVMRVMGIPGLTLYHLKSHLQKYRLGKSLGDNTDYKEMQSSNGNFIRDTSDGIHGHMNESLQIPQALQMQMEVQQKLNEQIEVQRHLQLRIEAQGKYLQTVLKKAQETLAGYSSSSAGAELARAELSQLVSMVNTGCTSSSFSELTEVGGSSIIERKPMRGTICSMGSSLTSSESSGRNDKAPLENGNICTQNVEFSLMDIHPEKKPLISCASNQANGKKRSVSKVSDGVCVEQPLAKRLELPEEETGGCLRKSGFLELFDLNSQCHNDIESGPKAIDLNCRE, from the exons ATGGTTTCTACTAAAAAAGGATCAAAAACCACGTATGAAATTCAGTTTCCTGCCTGCCTCTCTTACATAAACTTGGTTCttcaaaatactcaaaatcaaAGAATGAATTTGGTTCTCTCTACTGATGCAAAGCCTAGGCTAAAGTGGACACCTGAACTTCATCAAAGATTTGTTGATGCAGTCAATCAACTTGGAGGGCCAGACA AAGCAACACCAAAGAGTGTGATGAGGGTCATGGGGATTCCTGGACTCACTTTGTATCATCTTAAAAGCCATTTACAG AAATACAGGCTGGGGAAAAGCCTTGGGGATAATACAG ATTACAAAGAGATGCAGAGCAGTAATGGGAATTTCATTAGGGACACAAGTGATGGAATTCACGGGCATATGAATGA AAGCTTGCAGATCCCTCAGGCTCTCCAAATGCAGATGGAAGTACAACAGAAGCTTAATGAACAGATTGag GTCCAGAGACATTTACAGCTAAGAATTGAAGCTCAAGGAAAGTACTTGCAAACAGTATTAAAGAAAGCACAAGAAACACTGGCTGGATATAGCTCCTCTTCTGCTGGTGCAGAACTTGCTAGAGCTGAACTCTCTCAACTGGTCTCAATGGTTAACACTGGCTGCACAAGTTCTTCGTTTTCGGAACTAACCGAAGTAGGAGGTTCAAGCATAATAGAAAGAAAACCAATGAGGGGTACTATATGTTCCATGGGGAGCTCACTGACATCTTCAGAAAGCTCAGGGCGAAATGACAAGGCACCTCTGGAAAATGGGAATATTTGTACCCAGAATGTTGAATTTTCCTTAATGGATATTCACCCAGAAAAAAAGCCTTTAATTAGTTGTGCAAGCAATCAAGCTAACGGAAAGAAAAGAAGTGTGAGTAAGGTTTCTGATGGTGTATGTGTTGAACAACCACTAGCTAAAAGGTTAGAGCTTCCTGAAGAAGAAACTGGTGGTTGTTTAAGAAAGTCCGGATTCTTGGAATTATTTGATCTCAACAGCCAATGCCACAATGACATCGAATCGGGTCCAAAAGCAATAGACTTGAACTGCAGGGAATAG
- the LOC105782272 gene encoding myb family transcription factor PHL8 isoform X2: MVSTKKGSKTTYEIQFPACLSYINLVLQNTQNQRMNLVLSTDAKPRLKWTPELHQRFVDAVNQLGGPDKATPKSVMRVMGIPGLTLYHLKSHLQKYRLGKSLGDNTDYKEMQSSNGNFIRDTSDGIHGHMNDLQIPQALQMQMEVQQKLNEQIEVQRHLQLRIEAQGKYLQTVLKKAQETLAGYSSSSAGAELARAELSQLVSMVNTGCTSSSFSELTEVGGSSIIERKPMRGTICSMGSSLTSSESSGRNDKAPLENGNICTQNVEFSLMDIHPEKKPLISCASNQANGKKRSVSKVSDGVCVEQPLAKRLELPEEETGGCLRKSGFLELFDLNSQCHNDIESGPKAIDLNCRE; the protein is encoded by the exons ATGGTTTCTACTAAAAAAGGATCAAAAACCACGTATGAAATTCAGTTTCCTGCCTGCCTCTCTTACATAAACTTGGTTCttcaaaatactcaaaatcaaAGAATGAATTTGGTTCTCTCTACTGATGCAAAGCCTAGGCTAAAGTGGACACCTGAACTTCATCAAAGATTTGTTGATGCAGTCAATCAACTTGGAGGGCCAGACA AAGCAACACCAAAGAGTGTGATGAGGGTCATGGGGATTCCTGGACTCACTTTGTATCATCTTAAAAGCCATTTACAG AAATACAGGCTGGGGAAAAGCCTTGGGGATAATACAG ATTACAAAGAGATGCAGAGCAGTAATGGGAATTTCATTAGGGACACAAGTGATGGAATTCACGGGCATATGAATGA CTTGCAGATCCCTCAGGCTCTCCAAATGCAGATGGAAGTACAACAGAAGCTTAATGAACAGATTGag GTCCAGAGACATTTACAGCTAAGAATTGAAGCTCAAGGAAAGTACTTGCAAACAGTATTAAAGAAAGCACAAGAAACACTGGCTGGATATAGCTCCTCTTCTGCTGGTGCAGAACTTGCTAGAGCTGAACTCTCTCAACTGGTCTCAATGGTTAACACTGGCTGCACAAGTTCTTCGTTTTCGGAACTAACCGAAGTAGGAGGTTCAAGCATAATAGAAAGAAAACCAATGAGGGGTACTATATGTTCCATGGGGAGCTCACTGACATCTTCAGAAAGCTCAGGGCGAAATGACAAGGCACCTCTGGAAAATGGGAATATTTGTACCCAGAATGTTGAATTTTCCTTAATGGATATTCACCCAGAAAAAAAGCCTTTAATTAGTTGTGCAAGCAATCAAGCTAACGGAAAGAAAAGAAGTGTGAGTAAGGTTTCTGATGGTGTATGTGTTGAACAACCACTAGCTAAAAGGTTAGAGCTTCCTGAAGAAGAAACTGGTGGTTGTTTAAGAAAGTCCGGATTCTTGGAATTATTTGATCTCAACAGCCAATGCCACAATGACATCGAATCGGGTCCAAAAGCAATAGACTTGAACTGCAGGGAATAG